In the genome of Borrelia hispanica CRI, the window AAACTATAACTATGATTAATATCATAATAATCATAATGATCCGTAATTAACTTAAACCTATCTTTAATAGCACGTTTACCTGAATTTAACGCAAATATATTCTTGCCTAATCTATACACAATATTATCTGTTAATTCAAAATCAATAGATAACTTACCAAATATATCTTTAAGAACATCCTTATCTTGTTTAGTAAGTGCATATAATTCTTTAGTATGCTCTTTCTCTTTCTTCTCTATTTCTGTTTGCTTAGATTGAATATCAACTAAATGTTTCTCCAAAAGTTCTCGCTCTTCAGCACCAATATTTAAATTAACAATATTTAGAAAATTTACAAATTCATCTTTATAATTTAATTCTGCTAATTCTGAACAAAATTTACTATCTTGTAGTAATAGTTTTATATGATTAGTTAAATCTTCTATATCAATATTTGCAAGTTCAATAGATTTGTCATTCTTTACAAGATTACAAATACGCCCAACTTCCATATCCAATGCAGAAATATAAACCATCACTTTTGCTATAAAGCTATCATTCCTCTCTATAACACAATTAACAGGCTCATCTCCAATTAAAAAGAATAGGTTGCATTTTGATAATCCAGTACATGCAAGTTGTATCTGTGCTTGAACATAATATTTAAAGAAATATTTACTTTCTAAAAAATTACCTGTTTGATTATATTCTGTAATAGCTGATGTTAAATAATTACTATCACTACATTTAATCTCTAATAGTTCTGTTTCACCTTGATTATTTACAAACCAACCATCTATTGTTGCACCAACAAGATTATCTCCTCTACCTACTCGTTTGAAGTAATTATATTTGTCTATCCCATTAGCATATTTGTTTTTGTGTAAAATTTGTATATTATCAGAATAAGTACGTAGAAATTCAGCAAATCCTAAATTTTCTAATGCTTTTCCTTTTTTAATATGCAAATTATCTTTATATGAAACTTCTTTCCCAAAAAATTTAAGTACTCTACTTACAATTAATTCAGAAGCAGCATCAGCACCAAGAAATATACTACCAACTTCACTAGCACCAAATCTTGTTAATGTCCCACGTTGAATAGAAAAATCTACTTTACTATTAAACTTGAAATATTCATTCTTTTTGATACCAGGTAATTTACGTCCTATTTTGCTCATTTTACTTACATTAGTTTGTTTGTTATTATCAGAATCTACGGTTGGAACAAAAGATTCTAAACCTTTAATAACTTGTTGGGTGTATAAATTTTGTTGATTCATTTTTTTTACTCCATTATTAATTTTTGTACTATTATTTTTATTCATAATAATTTAACTCCTTTTATGATTTCATCATTATAAATTATATATCAAAAAAATATATTTAGCAAAAAAATATTAAAAATATTTACAAAAAAATATCTAAATTACTATCAAATATAATAATTTAGATTAAATATCAAGTATATAATATTATTTAATTAATAAAAAACATAAAAATATGGCTTAGTTAAAAACTCTTAACAGAATCCTTAACTAAGCCATAATATCTTTATAGCACAATCATAAAAGTGATTGCAAATGAGCAATACTTAATAATGGATTATATCACTTTTATAAATAAAATCAATCCAATACTAACAAATACTCGTTATTTTTTAATATCCTGCAAATATTTTAATCATTATTAATTTATAAATATCTATTTATTACAGCAAAAATAATTTTTTAATAATCCAACAAGATTATTCTCACTTTTAAAAAGTAAAGTCATAGTTATAAAGCAAAATGAAATCTACTGCTATCCTAGCAAAACACCATTTAAAATTACTTATAAATACTTCTTATCATTCTCCTTTTAATTCTTTATACTTTTTTATAATCCTATTAAGTAAATCTTTCTGATTTTCAAAAAGTTCATCTAAAATAAACGACGTGAGTTTTGAATTTTTTTTATAAAAATCATAACTTTCTTGATTCTTAAGTTGAAATCTTAATGGTTTTATTGGATTTATTCGGGACTTTTTTACTGAATCTGCATTATTTTTTCTTAAAAAGATTATGGTTTCTTTTATTCCATTTTCTAACAAAAAAAGTTCTTCTATCACCCCACTTTCTATAGCCGATGCTATCTTCAAATATTCATAAGTTTGACTTTTAGCTAATTTATAATCTTTTATAAAAGCATCGAAACTTTTATAACCATCAAGTTTATAGTATGCATTATCTTTTATTTCTTTTAAAATTTTCATACTTTCTATTTTATTATATATCTCCTTTTGAAAATTAGATTTTAATTGTTCTTTTAATAGATTATAATGTTTCAATATTTCATCTTTATTTTTCAATTCATTTTTTATTTCTTTTTTTGATATTATCCTATCATTTATTTTTATTCCTATACTCATAATTAATCTCCTTTATATCATTAAAAATATAAAATTATCAAAATAGCATCTTTTTACTAATGCAAATTTCAAATAGAAAATTAGTCCGACTATCGGACTAATTTTCTATTTTTGAAACAAAATTTCCAAAAACACTTAAATACTCCTTTATATAATCTTTGTCTAGATCAAAGGTGTCATTTTTCGCTATCCTTCGATTTAAGTCTTCTCGTTCAGATATCATGCCTAAAAACTTATCTTTTTGTTGTAATCTTTCTAATAAATCCTTATGAGTTTTATTTTTTTTAAATTTTGTTACAAACAAAAATATCTGTGGTCTCAAATTTAATTTATCTACAAAAAATTCCAATAATTGTAAACTCTCTATAGTCCACTTTTCTGCTGTCATAGGAACTATAATGTATTTACTAATAACTAAAGCATTAG includes:
- a CDS encoding chromosome replication/partitioning protein, which gives rise to MSIGIKINDRIISKKEIKNELKNKDEILKHYNLLKEQLKSNFQKEIYNKIESMKILKEIKDNAYYKLDGYKSFDAFIKDYKLAKSQTYEYLKIASAIESGVIEELFLLENGIKETIIFLRKNNADSVKKSRINPIKPLRFQLKNQESYDFYKKNSKLTSFILDELFENQKDLLNRIIKKYKELKGE
- a CDS encoding DUF244 domain-containing protein — translated: MNKNNSTKINNGVKKMNQQNLYTQQVIKGLESFVPTVDSDNNKQTNVSKMSKIGRKLPGIKKNEYFKFNSKVDFSIQRGTLTRFGASEVGSIFLGADAASELIVSRVLKFFGKEVSYKDNLHIKKGKALENLGFAEFLRTYSDNIQILHKNKYANGIDKYNYFKRVGRGDNLVGATIDGWFVNNQGETELLEIKCSDSNYLTSAITEYNQTGNFLESKYFFKYYVQAQIQLACTGLSKCNLFFLIGDEPVNCVIERNDSFIAKVMVYISALDMEVGRICNLVKNDKSIELANIDIEDLTNHIKLLLQDSKFCSELAELNYKDEFVNFLNIVNLNIGAEERELLEKHLVDIQSKQTEIEKKEKEHTKELYALTKQDKDVLKDIFGKLSIDFELTDNIVYRLGKNIFALNSGKRAIKDRFKLITDHYDYYDINHSYS